A section of the Bradyrhizobium oligotrophicum S58 genome encodes:
- a CDS encoding Na/Pi cotransporter family protein, protein MVLLDLMGGVALLLWGLHMVHSGILRAFGPDLRLLLSRALRNRFSALAAGLGLTALLQSSTATALITTSFAAEGLVGLVPALAIMLGANIGTTLIVQVLSFNVAAVAPVLFVLGLVAFRSGPRSRIKDLGRVAIGLGLMLLSLHILIDTLAPAEDAPAMRVFMQAITADVTLCIIFGAVVTWIVHSSVASVLLVMSLAYAHFVTADAALALVLGANLGSAVNPVFEGARRDNPASYRLPVGNLLNRIIGVALIAPFLHPLAAQLQQWQPDLSKLTAQFHMVFNLGTAVVFIGLLGGMEKLLTKLFPDRPAEVDPAKPRYLDETALETPSLALADASREALRMGDLVETMLRNVMTAMMTNDRGLVDQVSRADNVVDRLDEAIKLYITKLTRGSLDEREGQRAMEIISFAINLEHIGDIIDKNLSELATKKIKRRFQFSTEGADDLQAFHRQIMESLRIAFGIFMSGDAQQAHRLLDQKAELRNAELGATERHLERLREGRAETLETMSLHLDVLRDLRRIHSHICSVAYPVLDAAGEVAIRRSEVADGTTVALPATSAQPLPR, encoded by the coding sequence ATGGTTCTTCTCGATCTGATGGGCGGCGTGGCGTTGCTGCTGTGGGGCCTCCACATGGTCCACAGCGGCATCCTGCGCGCCTTTGGCCCAGACCTCAGGCTGCTGTTGTCGCGCGCGCTGCGAAACCGGTTCAGCGCGCTGGCCGCCGGGCTTGGCCTCACTGCCTTGCTCCAGAGCAGCACGGCCACGGCGCTCATCACCACCTCGTTCGCGGCGGAGGGCCTGGTCGGCCTGGTCCCGGCGCTGGCCATCATGCTCGGCGCCAATATCGGAACCACGCTGATCGTCCAGGTGCTGTCGTTCAACGTGGCCGCCGTCGCGCCGGTCCTGTTCGTGCTCGGACTGGTCGCCTTCCGCAGCGGGCCACGGTCGCGGATCAAGGATCTCGGCCGCGTCGCGATCGGCCTCGGGCTGATGCTGCTCTCCCTGCACATCCTGATCGATACGCTCGCGCCGGCGGAAGACGCACCTGCCATGCGCGTGTTCATGCAGGCGATCACGGCCGACGTCACGCTGTGCATCATCTTTGGCGCGGTCGTCACCTGGATCGTTCACTCCAGCGTCGCCAGCGTGCTGCTGGTGATGTCGCTCGCCTATGCGCATTTCGTGACGGCTGATGCGGCATTGGCCCTGGTGCTCGGCGCCAATCTCGGCAGCGCCGTCAATCCGGTGTTCGAAGGCGCGCGCCGCGACAACCCGGCAAGCTATCGCCTGCCCGTCGGCAATCTGCTCAATCGCATCATCGGCGTCGCCCTGATCGCCCCGTTCCTGCATCCGCTCGCCGCTCAGCTGCAGCAATGGCAGCCGGATCTGTCGAAGCTGACCGCCCAGTTCCACATGGTCTTCAATCTCGGCACGGCCGTGGTCTTCATCGGCCTTCTCGGCGGCATGGAGAAGCTGCTGACGAAACTGTTCCCGGATCGTCCTGCCGAGGTCGATCCGGCCAAGCCGCGCTATCTCGACGAAACCGCGTTGGAAACTCCCTCGCTTGCGCTCGCCGACGCCTCGCGCGAAGCACTCCGGATGGGCGATCTGGTCGAGACCATGCTGCGCAACGTCATGACCGCGATGATGACCAATGATCGTGGCCTCGTCGACCAGGTCTCGCGCGCGGACAACGTCGTCGACCGGCTCGATGAGGCGATCAAACTCTACATCACCAAGCTGACGCGCGGTAGTCTGGACGAACGCGAGGGCCAGCGCGCGATGGAGATCATCTCCTTCGCCATCAACCTCGAACATATCGGCGACATCATCGACAAGAATTTGAGCGAGCTCGCGACCAAGAAGATCAAGCGCAGATTTCAGTTCTCGACGGAAGGCGCTGACGACCTGCAGGCCTTTCACCGCCAGATCATGGAGTCGCTTCGCATCGCCTTCGGCATCTTCATGTCGGGCGATGCGCAGCAGGCGCACCGGCTGCTCGATCAAAAGGCCGAGCTACGCAACGCGGAGCTCGGCGCCACCGAGCGGCATCTGGAGCGTCTGCGAGAAGGCCGCGCCGAGACGCTCGAAACAATGTCATTGCATCTCGACGTGCTGCGCGATCTCAGGCGAATCCATTCGCACATCTGCTCGGTCGCCTATCCGGTGCTCGATGCCGCCGGCGAGGTCGCAATCCGCCGCAGCGAAGTGGCAGACGGCACGACTGTCGCCCTGCCCGCGACGTCCGCCCAGCCGTTGCCGCGCTGA
- a CDS encoding amino acid ABC transporter permease has protein sequence MTDITASTFIRQDLAGERPAPVKTTGFVGFVRTRLLNSPTNILLTLVSALLIWFTVIPALKFLLVDAVWVGQDREACLAQNAGHPVGACWPYISAKFGQFMYGFYPDAERWRVNLTYGLAVVLLVPLLIPRLPAKGLNAGLFFFALPVVAFFLLYGGGLEGFGVSWTTGTLQLFAESIDTAGNALVRAGDGVPVIGMLLWLLGKLVVLIGMLVSLVIWPLVWVRNELQASHQPVWNDLALTAIVVTALVFVAGGGARALRSVIATAATFAGIAIVIAIMGLDRHGLAIVDTRLWGGMLVTLVVSVIGIVASMPIGIALALGRRSTIPLIRVFSIAFIELVRGVPLITVLFFATYMLPLFLPGNVRVDGLVRALIGVALFSGAYMAEVIRGGLQAIPRGQAEAASALGLSWWKTTSFIVLPQALRHVIPGIVNSFISLFKDTSLVSIVALFDLLGSLKASFADPVWATPTTAFTGFAFTGMIYFAFCFGMSRYSLLVERRLNAHRRN, from the coding sequence ATGACCGACATTACCGCTTCGACCTTCATTCGCCAGGATTTGGCCGGGGAGCGCCCGGCGCCGGTCAAGACGACAGGCTTCGTCGGTTTCGTCCGCACGCGATTGTTGAACTCGCCGACCAACATTCTGCTCACTTTGGTGAGTGCCCTGTTGATCTGGTTCACCGTGATCCCGGCGCTGAAGTTCCTGCTGGTCGACGCAGTGTGGGTCGGCCAGGATCGCGAGGCGTGCCTGGCGCAGAACGCGGGCCATCCGGTCGGCGCCTGCTGGCCGTACATTTCGGCGAAGTTCGGCCAGTTCATGTACGGCTTCTATCCGGACGCCGAGCGCTGGCGCGTCAACCTGACTTATGGTCTGGCGGTGGTGCTGCTGGTGCCGCTGCTGATCCCGCGCCTGCCGGCCAAGGGGTTGAACGCGGGCCTGTTCTTCTTTGCCCTCCCGGTGGTCGCGTTCTTTCTGCTCTATGGCGGCGGCCTGGAGGGCTTCGGCGTGAGCTGGACCACCGGCACGCTGCAGCTGTTCGCCGAGAGCATCGACACGGCGGGTAACGCGCTGGTTCGCGCCGGCGACGGCGTGCCCGTCATCGGCATGCTGTTGTGGCTGCTGGGCAAGCTGGTCGTGCTGATCGGAATGCTGGTGTCGCTGGTGATCTGGCCGCTGGTCTGGGTCCGCAATGAGCTGCAGGCATCGCATCAGCCCGTATGGAATGACCTCGCACTCACCGCGATCGTGGTCACCGCCCTGGTGTTCGTTGCCGGCGGCGGGGCGAGGGCGCTGCGCAGCGTGATCGCGACGGCCGCAACCTTCGCCGGCATCGCGATCGTCATTGCGATCATGGGCCTCGACCGGCACGGCCTTGCGATCGTCGACACCAGGCTGTGGGGCGGCATGCTGGTGACGCTGGTCGTTTCTGTGATCGGCATCGTCGCCTCGATGCCGATCGGCATTGCGCTGGCGCTCGGCCGGCGCTCGACCATCCCGCTGATCCGCGTCTTCTCGATCGCCTTCATCGAGCTGGTGCGCGGCGTGCCGCTGATCACCGTGCTGTTCTTCGCGACCTACATGTTGCCGCTGTTTTTGCCGGGCAATGTACGGGTGGACGGCCTGGTGCGGGCGCTGATCGGCGTCGCGCTGTTCTCCGGCGCCTACATGGCCGAGGTGATCCGCGGCGGCCTGCAGGCCATTCCGCGGGGCCAGGCGGAGGCGGCGAGCGCGCTCGGCCTGTCCTGGTGGAAGACCACGAGCTTCATCGTGCTGCCGCAGGCGTTGCGCCACGTCATTCCCGGTATCGTCAACAGCTTCATCTCGCTGTTCAAGGACACGTCGCTGGTCTCGATCGTAGCGCTGTTCGATCTCTTGGGCAGCCTCAAGGCCTCGTTCGCCGATCCGGTGTGGGCGACGCCGACCACCGCCTTCACCGGCTTTGCCTTCACGGGAATGATCTACTTCGCCTTCTGCTTCGGCATGTCACGCTACTCCCTGCTGGTCGAGCGCCGCCTGAACGCGCACCGGCGCAATTGA
- a CDS encoding lipid-A-disaccharide synthase N-terminal domain-containing protein, with translation MLIQFGQALSNYLYDIFIAKFDFWLVFGLAAQLAFAARFLVQWIASERAGKSVVPLAFWFFSIGGGLMTLIYGLVKREPVIIFGQLLSNIIYVRNVMLIFKNRQRESQTLSN, from the coding sequence ATGCTGATTCAGTTCGGACAGGCGCTCAGCAACTACCTCTACGACATCTTCATTGCCAAGTTCGATTTCTGGCTCGTGTTCGGCCTCGCGGCCCAGCTTGCCTTTGCGGCGCGATTCCTGGTGCAATGGATCGCGAGCGAGCGCGCGGGCAAGAGCGTGGTCCCGCTCGCGTTCTGGTTCTTCTCGATCGGTGGCGGGCTGATGACGCTGATCTATGGCCTCGTCAAACGCGAGCCGGTCATCATCTTCGGCCAGCTGCTGTCGAACATCATCTATGTCCGCAACGTCATGCTGATCTTCAAGAACCGCCAGCGCGAATCGCAGACGCTGAGCAACTGA
- a CDS encoding amino acid ABC transporter permease has protein sequence MSIEARLPPAQYGLRLKRMLGGKAGWNGIILQILFVAVLVWVGYEIVANARSNLATQRITSGFGFLNNTAGFDVNQTLISYSGSDSYTRVLLVGVLNTLLVSVIGIVLATILGFLVALGRLSPNTLLSRVSGAYVELIRNLPLLFQILFWYLAVLAALPGPRQSISLFSTFFLNNRGFIVPRPIEEPGLMPFLSALGIAIVVSVGLHYYARRELFVRGHLVRIWPYVLGLLIGLPLVAVIVSGAPLAFEVPALKGFNFAGGSRIIPELVALTLALTMYTASFIAEVVRAGILSVHKGQMEAGLSLGLSRGTVLRLIVVPQALRVILPPLTNQYLNLTKNSSLAVAIGYPDLVSVFAGTTMSQTGQAIEIIAITMGVYLALSLITSAIMSFYSWRLGKRLGA, from the coding sequence ATGAGCATCGAAGCGAGGTTACCGCCCGCGCAATATGGGCTTCGGCTGAAGCGCATGCTGGGCGGCAAGGCAGGATGGAACGGCATCATCCTGCAGATCTTGTTCGTCGCAGTCCTGGTGTGGGTTGGCTACGAGATCGTAGCCAACGCACGCAGCAACCTCGCCACGCAGCGCATCACGTCGGGGTTCGGGTTCCTCAACAACACGGCCGGTTTCGACGTCAACCAGACCCTCATCTCGTACTCCGGATCCGACAGCTACACCCGCGTGCTGCTGGTCGGCGTTCTGAATACGCTCTTGGTGTCGGTGATCGGCATCGTGTTGGCGACCATACTTGGGTTCCTGGTTGCGCTCGGACGGCTGTCGCCGAACACGCTGCTGTCGCGAGTCTCCGGCGCCTATGTCGAGCTGATCCGCAACCTGCCGCTGCTGTTCCAAATCCTGTTCTGGTACCTCGCGGTGCTGGCGGCCCTGCCGGGACCGCGCCAGAGCATCTCGCTGTTCTCGACGTTCTTCCTCAACAATCGCGGCTTCATCGTTCCGCGTCCGATCGAAGAACCTGGCCTGATGCCGTTCCTGAGTGCGCTCGGCATCGCGATCGTCGTCTCGGTCGGTCTGCACTATTACGCGCGACGTGAGCTGTTCGTGCGCGGCCACCTGGTGCGGATCTGGCCCTACGTGCTCGGGCTGCTGATTGGCCTGCCGCTCGTTGCCGTGATCGTCTCCGGCGCGCCCCTCGCCTTCGAGGTTCCAGCGCTGAAAGGCTTCAACTTCGCCGGCGGCTCGCGCATCATCCCCGAGCTCGTCGCGCTGACCCTGGCGCTCACCATGTATACGGCGTCGTTCATCGCCGAGGTCGTGCGCGCCGGCATTCTGTCGGTTCACAAGGGACAGATGGAGGCGGGGCTTTCGCTCGGACTGAGCCGCGGCACCGTGCTGCGCCTCATCGTCGTCCCGCAGGCACTGCGCGTGATTCTGCCGCCGCTGACGAACCAGTATTTGAACCTGACCAAGAACTCGTCGCTGGCGGTCGCCATCGGCTACCCCGACCTCGTGTCGGTGTTTGCCGGCACCACGATGAGCCAGACCGGGCAGGCCATCGAGATCATCGCCATCACCATGGGCGTCTATCTCGCGCTGTCGCTGATCACGAGCGCGATCATGAGCTTCTACAGCTGGCGGCTTGGCAAGAGACTTGGCGCATGA
- a CDS encoding amino acid ABC transporter substrate-binding protein has translation MKRVTLALTLALAPVLASVGAQAETLKTVKDRGMLACGVSQGLPGFSSPDDKGNWTGLDVDVCRAVAAAIFNDPTKVKFVPLSAKDRFTALQSGEIDVLSRNTTWTLSRDTSLGANFAGVTYYDGQGFMVKKALKVNSALELNSASVCVQTGTTTEQNLADYFKANKMKYEVIAFAGQDETIKAYESGRCDVFTTDVSGLYAERLKLANPADHVVLPEVISKEPLGPMVRHGDDQWFDIVKWTLFGLVTAEELGVTQANVDEMAKSEKPEFKRAFGTDGNLGEQLGLTKDWFSRIVKAVGNYGEMYERNVGAGSKLQIARGLNQLWNKGGLQYAPPIR, from the coding sequence ATGAAACGCGTCACTCTGGCTCTCACTCTTGCTCTCGCCCCGGTTCTGGCGAGCGTCGGCGCCCAGGCCGAAACGCTCAAAACCGTCAAGGATCGCGGCATGCTCGCCTGCGGCGTCAGCCAGGGCCTCCCCGGCTTCTCGTCGCCGGACGACAAGGGTAACTGGACCGGGCTCGACGTCGACGTCTGCCGCGCCGTCGCTGCCGCGATCTTCAACGATCCGACCAAGGTCAAGTTCGTTCCGCTGTCCGCCAAGGACCGCTTCACCGCGCTGCAATCCGGCGAGATCGACGTTCTGTCGCGCAATACGACCTGGACGCTGTCGCGCGACACCTCGCTCGGTGCCAACTTCGCTGGCGTGACCTATTATGACGGCCAGGGCTTCATGGTGAAGAAGGCCCTCAAGGTCAATTCTGCGCTCGAGCTCAACAGCGCCTCGGTGTGCGTGCAGACCGGCACCACCACCGAGCAGAACCTCGCCGACTACTTCAAGGCCAACAAGATGAAGTACGAGGTGATCGCGTTCGCCGGCCAAGACGAGACGATCAAGGCCTACGAATCCGGTCGCTGCGACGTGTTCACCACCGACGTCTCGGGCCTCTATGCCGAGCGGCTGAAGCTCGCCAATCCGGCCGATCACGTGGTGCTGCCTGAGGTGATCTCCAAGGAGCCGCTGGGACCGATGGTCCGTCACGGCGACGACCAGTGGTTCGACATCGTCAAGTGGACGCTGTTCGGGCTGGTGACCGCCGAGGAGCTCGGCGTGACGCAGGCAAACGTCGACGAGATGGCCAAGTCGGAGAAGCCGGAGTTCAAGCGCGCCTTCGGCACCGACGGTAATCTCGGCGAGCAGCTCGGTCTGACCAAGGACTGGTTCTCCCGCATCGTGAAGGCGGTCGGAAACTACGGCGAGATGTATGAACGCAACGTCGGTGCCGGCTCCAAGCTGCAGATCGCGCGCGGTCTGAACCAGCTCTGGAACAAGGGTGGTCTGCAGTACGCGCCGCCGATCCGCTGA
- a CDS encoding amino acid ABC transporter ATP-binding protein, producing MTANSIVSIAALNKWYGEFHVLRDINLSVAKGERIVICGPSGSGKSTLIRCINALEEFQEGEINVDGIDLGPNLKRVDEVRREVGMVFQSFNLFPHLTVLENCTLAPIWVRNMPQKEAEATAMKFLERVKIPHQAQKYPGQMSGGQQQRVAIARALTMNPKVMLFDEPTSALDPEMVKEVLDTMVDLAKEGMTMLVVTHEMGFAREVANRVVFMDAGQIIESNTPQEFFANPQHARSKLFLSQILRH from the coding sequence ATGACTGCAAATTCGATCGTCAGCATTGCCGCCCTGAACAAATGGTACGGCGAATTCCATGTGTTGCGTGACATCAACTTGTCGGTCGCCAAGGGTGAGCGCATCGTGATCTGCGGTCCCTCGGGCTCGGGCAAGTCGACCCTGATCCGCTGCATCAACGCGCTGGAGGAATTCCAGGAGGGCGAGATCAATGTCGACGGCATCGATCTTGGCCCGAACCTTAAGCGGGTCGACGAGGTCCGCCGCGAGGTCGGCATGGTGTTCCAGAGCTTCAACCTGTTTCCGCACCTCACCGTGCTGGAGAATTGCACGCTGGCGCCGATCTGGGTGCGCAACATGCCGCAGAAGGAGGCCGAGGCGACCGCGATGAAGTTCCTGGAGCGGGTCAAGATCCCGCATCAGGCGCAGAAATACCCGGGGCAGATGTCCGGCGGTCAGCAGCAGCGCGTCGCCATCGCCCGCGCATTGACGATGAACCCCAAGGTCATGCTGTTCGACGAGCCGACCTCGGCGCTCGATCCCGAGATGGTGAAAGAGGTGCTCGATACCATGGTCGACCTCGCCAAGGAGGGCATGACGATGCTCGTCGTCACCCACGAAATGGGCTTCGCGCGCGAGGTCGCCAACCGCGTCGTGTTCATGGACGCCGGTCAGATCATCGAATCCAACACGCCGCAGGAATTCTTCGCCAACCCGCAGCATGCACGCAGCAAGCTGTTCTTGAGCCAAATCTTGCGGCACTGA
- a CDS encoding glycosyltransferase family 2 protein, which yields MSTETPVAVSIVVPVRNEAGNITPLITEIAAALDGLWSYEIIYVNDGSTDETAQRLAEEMAQRANLRVLRHEKSTGQSAAVRSGIRAARGAIVATLDGDGQNNPAFLPELIAAIEKGGAGVGLVAGQRVGRKDTGFKKLQSRIANKIRNAVLHDGTRDTGCGLKAVRRDVFLMMPYFDGLHRFLPALVRREGYDIAYVDVIDRPRHSGVSNYGFFDRLWIGIMDLAGVWWLIRRKKPTPVVFEVK from the coding sequence TTGTCGACCGAAACCCCCGTTGCCGTCTCCATCGTCGTTCCCGTGCGCAACGAGGCCGGCAATATCACGCCCCTGATCACCGAGATCGCAGCCGCGCTCGACGGTCTCTGGTCGTATGAGATCATCTACGTCAACGATGGCTCCACCGACGAGACCGCGCAGCGGCTCGCTGAGGAGATGGCCCAGCGTGCGAACCTGCGCGTGCTGCGCCATGAAAAGTCGACCGGCCAGTCCGCAGCGGTGCGCAGTGGCATCCGCGCAGCCCGCGGCGCCATCGTGGCGACGCTCGACGGCGACGGCCAGAACAACCCCGCCTTTCTTCCTGAGCTCATCGCCGCAATCGAGAAGGGGGGCGCCGGTGTCGGTCTCGTCGCCGGGCAGCGGGTCGGCCGCAAGGACACCGGATTCAAGAAGCTGCAGTCGCGGATCGCCAACAAGATCCGCAACGCGGTGCTGCATGACGGCACGCGGGACACCGGCTGCGGTCTCAAGGCGGTTCGCCGCGACGTGTTCCTGATGATGCCGTATTTCGATGGTCTGCACCGCTTCCTGCCGGCCCTGGTGCGGCGCGAAGGCTACGACATCGCCTATGTTGACGTGATCGATCGTCCCCGACACTCCGGCGTGTCGAACTACGGATTCTTCGACCGGCTCTGGATCGGGATCATGGATCTCGCCGGTGTGTGGTGGCTGATCCGCCGCAAGAAGCCGACCCCGGTCGTGTTCGAGGTGAAGTGA
- the metC gene encoding cystathionine beta-lyase, with the protein MASSNDPAAAVRQNVGTRLITAGRDTKAQHGFVNPPVVHGSTVLYPTAEDLHAHRGEFQYGRHGTPTTKALQQVLMALEGPQCAGVGIAPSGLGAISTTLLSVLKAGDHVLVCDSIYRPTRNFCNGMLARYGVETTYFDPLIGTGIEQLLKPNTRAVVVEAPGSQSFEMPDIPAIAAVAHAHGALVIDDNTWATPLYHRSLEQGVDVSMQAATKYIGGHSDIMFGTISANAKAWPLISEGIRLLGVCAGPDDVFLALRGVRTLGVRLAQHHRSGLEMARWLAARPEVIEVLHPALESHPGHAIWKRDFTGASGLFSIVLQPKSQAAVDAMLDTLTLFGMGYSWGGFESLAIPFDCASYRTATTWAPGGPTLRLHIGLENTEDLKADLDRGFAAFNAA; encoded by the coding sequence ATGGCATCATCGAACGACCCCGCTGCGGCGGTGCGACAAAACGTCGGGACCCGGCTGATCACCGCGGGCAGGGACACGAAGGCCCAGCACGGATTCGTGAATCCCCCGGTCGTTCATGGCTCGACGGTTCTGTACCCCACGGCTGAGGACCTGCACGCGCATCGCGGCGAATTCCAATATGGCCGCCATGGCACGCCGACCACGAAGGCGCTGCAGCAGGTGCTGATGGCACTCGAAGGTCCGCAATGCGCCGGCGTCGGGATCGCGCCGTCGGGTCTCGGGGCGATCTCCACGACCCTGCTGTCGGTGCTCAAGGCCGGCGACCACGTGCTGGTCTGCGACAGCATCTATCGCCCGACCCGCAATTTCTGCAACGGCATGCTGGCGCGCTATGGCGTCGAGACGACGTATTTCGACCCATTGATCGGCACAGGAATTGAGCAACTGCTCAAGCCGAATACACGCGCCGTCGTGGTCGAGGCGCCGGGGTCGCAGTCGTTTGAAATGCCGGACATCCCGGCGATCGCGGCGGTCGCCCATGCTCACGGCGCGCTGGTCATCGACGACAACACCTGGGCCACGCCGCTCTACCACCGCTCGCTCGAGCAGGGCGTCGACGTCAGCATGCAGGCCGCCACCAAGTATATCGGCGGCCACTCCGACATCATGTTCGGTACCATTTCGGCCAATGCGAAGGCGTGGCCGCTGATCTCCGAAGGCATCCGGCTGCTCGGCGTCTGTGCCGGGCCGGACGACGTGTTCCTCGCCTTGCGCGGCGTCCGCACGCTCGGCGTGCGGCTGGCGCAGCATCATCGCTCGGGACTGGAGATGGCGCGCTGGCTCGCCGCCCGTCCCGAGGTGATCGAGGTGCTGCATCCGGCGCTCGAAAGCCACCCGGGACATGCGATCTGGAAGCGCGATTTCACCGGCGCATCCGGCCTGTTCAGCATCGTGCTGCAACCGAAGTCGCAGGCGGCCGTTGATGCGATGCTCGACACGCTGACGCTATTCGGCATGGGCTATTCGTGGGGCGGCTTCGAGAGCTTGGCGATTCCGTTCGACTGCGCGAGCTACCGCACAGCCACCACCTGGGCCCCTGGCGGTCCCACGCTGCGCCTGCACATCGGTCTCGAGAATACCGAGGATCTCAAGGCTGATCTCGATCGCGGCTTTGCGGCCTTCAACGCCGCTTGA
- a CDS encoding phosphatase PAP2 family protein: MSAPDSPSTSPGYLSQLALVGKFSVGRLVRRPQAAPDAASRQRLSRQLLLLGAIGVGAILILMVAFDAYEIGLMPTRGAPSLWPWRIVTEFGQDEYVLGLLALAVVVTILIVPLWPEATRSRLLNFATHVQYFFFAVLASVLAAQVLKYIIGRGRPFVGGKANAFNFEPFNGTPAYFSMPSAHAVTAFALAFAIAAVWPRLRVPMAIYAVAIALSRLVLLAHHPSDVVAGAVVGLACAMLVRYWFAARRLGFRLGKDGQIVPR, from the coding sequence ATGTCCGCGCCCGACAGCCCCTCGACGTCGCCCGGCTATCTCTCGCAGCTCGCGCTGGTCGGCAAATTCTCGGTCGGCCGGCTCGTGCGCCGACCACAGGCTGCGCCTGATGCGGCGAGCCGGCAGCGTCTGTCGCGCCAGCTTCTCCTGCTCGGCGCTATCGGTGTGGGCGCGATCCTCATCCTGATGGTCGCCTTCGACGCCTATGAGATCGGACTGATGCCCACCCGTGGCGCTCCGAGCTTGTGGCCATGGCGCATCGTCACCGAGTTCGGCCAGGATGAATACGTGCTGGGTCTGCTGGCCCTGGCCGTCGTCGTGACGATCCTGATCGTGCCGCTGTGGCCGGAAGCCACGCGCAGCCGCCTGCTCAATTTCGCGACGCATGTTCAGTACTTCTTTTTCGCGGTGCTCGCCTCCGTCCTTGCCGCGCAGGTGTTGAAATACATCATCGGACGCGGTCGTCCCTTCGTCGGAGGCAAAGCCAACGCCTTCAACTTCGAACCCTTCAACGGCACGCCGGCCTATTTCAGCATGCCCTCGGCGCATGCCGTGACGGCGTTCGCGCTGGCATTCGCAATTGCCGCCGTCTGGCCGCGATTGCGCGTTCCCATGGCCATCTATGCCGTAGCCATTGCGCTCAGCCGGCTGGTGCTGCTCGCCCATCATCCGAGCGATGTGGTCGCGGGCGCCGTGGTGGGATTGGCCTGCGCGATGCTGGTCCGCTACTGGTTCGCAGCACGGCGGCTCGGTTTCCGCCTTGGCAAGGACGGCCAAATCGTACCGCGCTAA